In Manis pentadactyla isolate mManPen7 chromosome 3, mManPen7.hap1, whole genome shotgun sequence, a single window of DNA contains:
- the LOC130683096 gene encoding NUT family member 2G-like translates to MGTVPRTGRGCTDIPISNAGPPVAMTRLPSAPPPLQSVLGPYILGLFTFKLALAEWDPEQLVEEAALWSWTRFPRWNGQAAAVGSQPVVMTSGGAFPVPGPQGTVNLGSFASSFTVLPSAPPVLGPPHWAPWQQHPPNLLGPVLPPGSTLVLPAFPSTPLFLAASGGKTILPAPPAWSTQASDGRWSLHRPPRAAVPAAQLASGELPAMARPRPPGAARNSGPACSQPTASPGNACHRTSVNKKFRHWQHCKPLARRHLPQTPDAEALSCFLIPVLRTLARQNPTMTREEVLQRGMQEWHCLSKSERSIYYVMAGRFMEFEAEEARHFQNAQWMKAAQGVPPPAPLRPVARVPSTPERGQKRAGHDPPRECPRARYSLSTLRAGEVRPGHPHSFPAPSSARIREKAGAMAQLATAQPPRCRRSPHTEAPMEIPLEAVTEFLEIMEGLLGPGGPAQGLPGGERGEDSSKPPQGEGGLYPDPGLLTYINELCAQEDFLNKVDAVLHPRFLAELPCPEAQLDLLALAEELQQEEGLSLAQLEQKRLLELKQEEGVRGPPSHGTPRADSRPSGPVASQDPQRHSHGPQVGASDQAFPPEAGCGQRQAHSRGDAGVSGPKAFAASPGRQEPPPMKPGWRPPAPQAWCHTSPSLGPRLATAPGETCPAREPLGPTGRPSESEEELPSLAFLLASQHTLPSWGLPQSPTPGSDLLRRGVPQARSPHKPGLSPAGPPAGKASSRAPRAGPAPAGKTPLPGAILRVAGAPALALGLGRPSQPQKRRGDPFITGKGRKRPCSQEGGAGPPGQLRAPPHPSPDPGCYGSREPTTPINPPPHPCSPGGRFWESPGHSVITGPQSSKDGRCFGPVPSAAPAHFLDRACRQQLSRGGPSLSR, encoded by the exons ATGGGCACAGTGCCCCGAACAGGCCGCGGCTGCACAGACATCCCCATTTCAAACGCAGGGCCGCCCGTGGCCATGA cccgcctgccctctgcccctcccccactgcagagtGTCTTGGGCCCCTACATTCTAGGCCTGTTTACATTCAAACTTGCCCTGGCTGAGTGGGATCCTGAGCAGTTGGTGGAGGAGGCTGCTCTCTGGTCCTGGACTCGGTTCCCCAGGTGGAACGGCCAAGCGGCTGCGGTCGGATCTCAGCCTGTGGTGATGACTTCAGGAGGAG CGTTTCCAGTGCCGGGCCCGCAGGGGACCGTCAACCTTGGCAGCTTCGCGTCATCTTTCACAGTGCTGCCGTCAGCCCCTCCCGTCCTCGGCCCGCCACACTGGGCCCCCTGGCAGCAGCACCCACCGAACCTCCTGGGCCCAGTGTTGCCCCCAGGAAGCACCCTGGTGCTGCCGGCTTTCCCCAGCACGCCGTTG TTCCTGGCGGCCTCGGGAGGGAAGACCATCCTGCCCgcccctcctgcctggagcacccAGGCTAGCGATGGACGCTGGTCCCTGCACCGTCCACCTCGAGCTGCAgtgccagctgcccagctggcctcTGGCGAGCTCCCAGCGATGGCCAGGCCTCGTCCACCTGGGGCTGCTAGGAACAGCGGCCCGGCCTGCTCGCAGCCCACCGCCTCACCCGGGAACGCCTGCCACCGCACCAGCGTGAACAAAAAGTTCCGGCACTGGCAGCACTGCAAGCCCCTGGCCCGCAGGCACCTGCCCCAGACTCCCGATGCGGAGGCACTGTCCTGCTTCCTCAT CCCAGTGCTTCGGACCCTGGCCCGCCAGAACCCCACCATGACCCGGGAGGAGGTCCTGCAGCGGGGCATGCAGGAGTGGCATTGTCTAAGCAAGTCAGAGCGCAGCATCTACTATGTGATGGCGGGAAG gttCATGGAGTTCGAGGCCGAGGAGGCGAGACACTTTCAGAACGCACAGTGGATGAAGGCGGCACAGGGCGTACCTCCTCCAGCACCCCTCAGGCCTGTTGCTCGGGTGCCCTCAACCCCAGAGCGGGGCCAGAAGCGAG CTGGCCATGACCCCCCACGGGAATGTCCCCGAGCTCGGTACTCCCTGAGCACGCTCAGGGCTGGGGAGGTGCGGCCGGGCCACCCACactccttccctgcaccctcctcAGCACGCATCCGCGAGAAGGCCGGCGCCATGGCCCAGCTCGCCACCGCCCAGCCACCGCGATGCCGGCGGAGCCCGCACACCGAGGCGCCGATGGAGATCCCCCTCGAGGCCGTGACAGAGTTCCTGGAGATCATGGAAGGGCTGCTGGGGCCCGGCGGCCCAGCTCAGGGGCTGCCCGGCGGAGAACGTGGGGAAGATAGCTCCAAGCCGCCACAGGGAGAGGGGGGCCTCTATCCAGACCCGGGTCTCCTGACCTACATCAATGAGCTTTGTGCCCAGGAAGACTTTCTCAACAAG GTGGACGCAGTGCTGCACCCACGCTTCCTGGCGGAGTTGCCCTGCCCGGAAGCCCAGCTGGATCTCTTGGCCCTCGCTGAGGAGCTgcagcaggaggaaggactgtccttggcacag CTGGAGCAGAAGCGACTCCTGGAACTGAAGCAGGAGGAGGGTGTGCGGGGCCCCCCGAGTCACGGCACACCCCGAGCGGACTCAAGGCCTTCTGGCCCTGTGGCCAGCCAGGATCCCCAGAGGCACAGCCACGGCCCCCAGGTAGGGGCCAGCGACCAAGCCTTCCCACCAGAGGCTGGTTGCGGGCAGCGCCAGGCGCACAGCCGAGGAGATGCTGGTGTGTCCGGGCCCAAAGCCTTCGCTGCCTCTCCAGGACGCCAGGAGCCCCCTCCCATGAAGCCTGGCTGGcggccccctgccccccaggctTGGTGCCACACTtcccccagcctggggcccagaCTCGCCACTGCTCCGGGAGAGACCTGTCCTGCTCGGGAGCCCCTGGGGCCCACGGGCAGGCCCAGTGAGAGCGAGGAggagctccccagcctggccttcctcctggcctctcaGCACACGCTGCCATCCTGGGGACTGCCCCAGAGTCCTACTCCGGGCTCAGACCTCCTCCGCCGTGGAGTACCCCAGGCCCGCTCTCCCCACAAGCcgggcctcagccccgctggccctccagctggcaagGCCAGCAGTCGGGCCCCGCgtgcaggcccagcccctgctgggaagACACCCCTGCCAGGGGCCATCCTCAGGGTCGCTGGGGCTCCAGCGttggctctggggctgggccgcccctcccagccccagaagagaaggggggaccCTTTCATCACAGGGAAGGGTAGGAAGCGGCCCTGCAGCCAGGAGGGAGGAGCCGGCCCTCCAGGGCAGCTTCGGGCTCCTCCACATCCCAGTCCTGatcctggctgct ATGGCTCCCGAGAGCCCACCACCCCCATAAAtcccccgccccacccctgctCTCCTGGAGGCCGCTTTTGGGAGTCCCCAGGACACAGCGTCATCACAGGACCCCAGTCGTCTAAGGATGGCCGCTGCTTTGGCCCTGTGCCCTCTGCAGCACCAGCCCACTTTCTGGACAGAGCCTGCAGACAGCAGTTGTCCAGAGGGGGGCCCTCCCTTTCTCGCTGA
- the LOC130683095 gene encoding NUT family member 2B-like, whose translation MATPLALVRDPQRVLEGAGGWEEGGPPSRHPSMKPSEALCPLPHLGACGPAGHDPPRECPRARYSLSTLRAGEVRPGHPHSFPAPSSARIREKAGAMAQLATAQPPRCRRSPHTEAPMEIPLEAVTEFLEIMEGLLGPGGPAQGLPGGERGEDSSKPPQGEGGLYPDPGLLTYINELCAQEDFLNKVDAVLHPRFLAELPCPEAQLDLLALAEELQQEEGLSLAQLEQKRLLELKQEEGVRGPPSHGTPRADSRPSGPVASQDPQRHSHGPQVGASDQAFPPEAGCGQRQAHSRGDAGVSGPKAFAASPGRQEPPPMKPGWRPPAPQAWCHTSPSLGPRLATAPGETCPAREPLGPTGRPSESEEELPSLAFLLASQHTLPSWGLPQSPTPGSDLLRRGVPQARSPHKPGLSPAGPPAGKASSRAPRAGPAPAGKTPLPGAILRVAGAPALALGLGRPSQPQKRRGDPFITGKGRKRPCSQEGGAGPPGQLRAPPHPSPDPGCYGSREPTTPINPPPHPCSPGGRFWESPGHSVITGPQSSKDGRCFGPVPSAAPAHFLDRACRQQLSRGGPSLSR comes from the exons ATGGCCACCCCCCTTGCCCTGGTCAGAGACCCACAGAGGGTGCtggaaggggctgggggctgggaggagggcgggCCTCCTTCCCGCCACCCCAGCATGAAGCCCTCAGAGGCCCTGTGTCCACTTCCACACCTTGGTGCCTGCGGACCAGCTGGCCATGACCCCCCACGGGAATGTCCCCGAGCTCGGTACTCCCTGAGCACGCTCAGGGCTGGGGAGGTGCGGCCGGGCCACCCACactccttccctgcaccctcctcAGCACGCATCCGCGAGAAGGCCGGCGCCATGGCCCAGCTCGCCACCGCCCAGCCACCGCGATGCCGGCGGAGCCCGCACACCGAGGCGCCGATGGAGATCCCCCTCGAGGCAGTGACAGAGTTCCTGGAGATCATGGAAGGGCTGCTGGGGCCCGGCGGCCCAGCTCAGGGGCTGCCCGGCGGAGAACGTGGGGAAGATAGCTCCAAGCCGCCACAGGGAGAGGGGGGCCTCTATCCAGACCCGGGTCTCCTGACCTACATCAATGAGCTTTGTGCCCAGGAAGACTTTCTCAACAAG GTGGACGCAGTGCTGCACCCACGCTTCCTGGCGGAGTTGCCCTGCCCGGAAGCCCAGCTGGATCTCTTGGCCCTCGCTGAGGAGCTgcagcaggaggaaggactgtccttggcacag CTGGAGCAGAAGCGACTCCTGGAACTGAAGCAGGAGGAGGGTGTGCGGGGCCCCCCGAGTCACGGCACACCCCGAGCGGACTCAAGGCCTTCTGGCCCTGTGGCCAGCCAGGATCCCCAGAGGCACAGCCACGGCCCCCAGGTAGGGGCCAGCGACCAAGCCTTCCCACCAGAGGCTGGTTGCGGGCAGCGCCAGGCGCACAGCCGAGGAGATGCTGGTGTGTCCGGGCCCAAAGCCTTCGCTGCCTCTCCAGGACGCCAGGAGCCCCCTCCCATGAAGCCTGGCTGGcggccccctgccccccaggctTGGTGCCACACTtcccccagcctggggcccagaCTCGCCACTGCTCCGGGAGAGACCTGTCCTGCTCGGGAGCCCCTGGGGCCCACGGGCAGGCCCAGTGAGAGCGAGGAggagctccccagcctggccttcctcctggcctctcaGCACACGCTGCCATCCTGGGGACTGCCCCAGAGTCCTACTCCGGGCTCAGACCTCCTCCGCCGTGGAGTACCCCAGGCCCGCTCTCCCCACAAGCcgggcctcagccccgctggccctccagctggcaagGCCAGCAGTCGGGCCCCGCgtgcaggcccagcccctgctgggaagACACCCCTGCCAGGGGCCATCCTCAGGGTCGCTGGGGCTCCAGCGttggctctggggctgggccgcccctcccagccccagaagagaaggggggaccCTTTCATCACAGGGAAGGGTAGGAAGCGGCCCTGCAGCCAGGAGGGAGGAGCCGGCCCTCCAGGGCAGCTTCGGGCTCCTCCACATCCCAGTCCTGatcctggctgct ATGGCTCCCGAGAGCCCACCACCCCCATAAAtcccccgccccacccctgctCTCCTGGAGGCCGCTTTTGGGAGTCCCCAGGACACAGCGTCATCACAGGACCCCAGTCGTCTAAGGATGGCCGCTGCTTTGGCCCTGTGCCCTCTGCAGCACCAGCCCACTTTCTGGACAGAGCCTGCAGACAGCAGTTGTCCAGAGGGGGGCCCTCCCTTTCTCGCTGA